From a region of the Eretmochelys imbricata isolate rEreImb1 chromosome 6, rEreImb1.hap1, whole genome shotgun sequence genome:
- the BTBD6 gene encoding BTB/POZ domain-containing protein 6 isoform X2, giving the protein MAAELYPASANTNIANSNNAAAATVTAAANSKKNALQLQQSAQPPPPPQLQNLNNNNLESSNWQSFHPTLRERNALMFNNELMADVHFIVGPLGASKKVPAHKYVLAVGSSVFYAMFYGDLAEVRSEIHIPDVEPAAFLILLKYMYSDEIDLEADTVLATLYAAKKYIVPALAKACVNFLETSLEAKNACVLLSQSRLFEEPELTQRCWEVIDAQAEMALKSEGFCEIDQQTLEIIVTREALNTKEVVVFEAVLNWAEAECKRQGLPITPRNKRNVLGKALYLVRIPTMTLEEFANGAAQSDILTLEETHNIFLWYTAANKPKLEFPLTKRKGLVPQRCHRFQSSAYRSNQWRYRGRCDSIQFAVDKRIFIAGLGLYGSSCGKAEYSVKIELKRLGVVLAQNLTKFTSDGSSNTFSVWFEHPVQVEQDTFYNVSAILDGNELSYFGQEGMTEVQCGKVTFQFQCSSDSTNGTGVQGGQIPELIFYA; this is encoded by the exons ATGGCTGCAGAGCTTTACCCTGCCAGCGCTAACACCAATATTGCAAACAGTAATAACGCTGCTGCTGCCACCGTCACTGCTGCTGCCAATAGCAAGAAAAACGCCCTTCAGCTTCAGCAGAGTgcccagccgccgccgccgccacaaCTGCAAAACCTGAACAACAACAATTTGGAGAGCTCCAACTGGCAGTCCTTCCACCCCACCCTGCGGGAGAG GAACGCACTGATGTTCAATAACGAACTTATGGCTGATGTACATTTTATCGTAGGCCCCCTGGGGGCATCAAAGAAAGTTCCTGCCCACAAG tatgtTTTGGCAGTTGGTAGCTCTGTCTTCTATGCTATGTTTTATGGTGATCTTGCAGAGGTCAGATCTGAAATCCATATACCAGATGTGGAACCTGCAGCCTTTCTAATCTTATTAAA gTATATGTATAGTGATGAAATTGACCTGGAAGCTGACACAGTGCTCGCTACTCTGTATGCTGCCAAGAAGTATATCGTCCCAGCCTTAGCAAAGGCTTGCGTCAATTTTCTGGAGACTAGTTTAGAGGCTAAAAATGCTTGTGTTCTGCTATCTCAGAGCAGACTCTTTGAGGAGCCAGAATTGACCCAGCGCTGCTGGGAAGTAATTGATGCTCAAGCAGAAATGGCATTGAAGTCAGAAGGCTTCTGTGAAATTGATCAACAAACACTAGAGATCATTGTAACCAGGGAAGCACTAAACACTAAAGAGGTGGTAGTTTTTGAGGCTGTTCTTAATTGGGCAGAGGCTGAATGCAAAAGACAAGGGCTACCAATTACACCAAGGAACAAGAGGAATGTATTAGGAAAAGCTTTATATTTGGTGCGAATTCCAACTATGACTTTGGAGGAGTTTGCCAATGGAGCTGCTCAATCTGACATCCTTACCCTTGAGGAAACACATAATATATTCTTATGGTATACAGCTGCAAATAAACCCAAGCTAGAATTTccactgacaaaaagaaaaggacttgtacCTCAAAGATGCCATCGATTTCAATCATCTGCATATCGTAGTAACCAATGGAGGTACAGAGGTCGCTGTGACAGTATCCAATTTGCTGTAGATAAAAGGATATTCATAGCAGGACTAGGCTTGTATGGGTCAAGCTGTGGTAAAGCTGAATACAGCGTCAAAATTGAACTTAAGCGTCTAGGAGTTGTTCTTGCTCAAAATCTGACAAAGTTTACCTCTGATGGATCCAGTAATACTTTCTCTGTGTGGTTTGAACACCCTGTGCAGGTTGAGCAAGACACATTTTACAACGTAAGTGCCATTCTTGATGGCAATGAACTTAGTTATTTTGGGCAAGAGGGAATGACTGAAGTACAATGTGGAAAAGTAACATTCCAGTTCCAGTGCTCCTCTGATAGTACCAATGGAACTGGAGTACAAGGAGGACAAATACCTGAACTCATTTTCTATGCATGA
- the BTBD6 gene encoding BTB/POZ domain-containing protein 6 isoform X1 produces MPLPHGCLNGRIMKCLTFFLLLPETLKKSKKSVRSNGKVPACYEVVPLSLKKKMAAELYPASANTNIANSNNAAAATVTAAANSKKNALQLQQSAQPPPPPQLQNLNNNNLESSNWQSFHPTLRERNALMFNNELMADVHFIVGPLGASKKVPAHKYVLAVGSSVFYAMFYGDLAEVRSEIHIPDVEPAAFLILLKYMYSDEIDLEADTVLATLYAAKKYIVPALAKACVNFLETSLEAKNACVLLSQSRLFEEPELTQRCWEVIDAQAEMALKSEGFCEIDQQTLEIIVTREALNTKEVVVFEAVLNWAEAECKRQGLPITPRNKRNVLGKALYLVRIPTMTLEEFANGAAQSDILTLEETHNIFLWYTAANKPKLEFPLTKRKGLVPQRCHRFQSSAYRSNQWRYRGRCDSIQFAVDKRIFIAGLGLYGSSCGKAEYSVKIELKRLGVVLAQNLTKFTSDGSSNTFSVWFEHPVQVEQDTFYNVSAILDGNELSYFGQEGMTEVQCGKVTFQFQCSSDSTNGTGVQGGQIPELIFYA; encoded by the exons ATGCCACTGCCCCATGGCTGCCTCAATGGCAGGATCATGAAGTGTTTGACTTTCTTTCTTCTGCTTCCAGAGACCTTAAAGAAGTCCAAAAAGAGCGTGAGGTCAAACGGCAAGGTGCCAGCATGCTATGAGGTAGTGCCCCTCTCCCTGAAGAAGAAGATGGCTGCAGAGCTTTACCCTGCCAGCGCTAACACCAATATTGCAAACAGTAATAACGCTGCTGCTGCCACCGTCACTGCTGCTGCCAATAGCAAGAAAAACGCCCTTCAGCTTCAGCAGAGTgcccagccgccgccgccgccacaaCTGCAAAACCTGAACAACAACAATTTGGAGAGCTCCAACTGGCAGTCCTTCCACCCCACCCTGCGGGAGAG GAACGCACTGATGTTCAATAACGAACTTATGGCTGATGTACATTTTATCGTAGGCCCCCTGGGGGCATCAAAGAAAGTTCCTGCCCACAAG tatgtTTTGGCAGTTGGTAGCTCTGTCTTCTATGCTATGTTTTATGGTGATCTTGCAGAGGTCAGATCTGAAATCCATATACCAGATGTGGAACCTGCAGCCTTTCTAATCTTATTAAA gTATATGTATAGTGATGAAATTGACCTGGAAGCTGACACAGTGCTCGCTACTCTGTATGCTGCCAAGAAGTATATCGTCCCAGCCTTAGCAAAGGCTTGCGTCAATTTTCTGGAGACTAGTTTAGAGGCTAAAAATGCTTGTGTTCTGCTATCTCAGAGCAGACTCTTTGAGGAGCCAGAATTGACCCAGCGCTGCTGGGAAGTAATTGATGCTCAAGCAGAAATGGCATTGAAGTCAGAAGGCTTCTGTGAAATTGATCAACAAACACTAGAGATCATTGTAACCAGGGAAGCACTAAACACTAAAGAGGTGGTAGTTTTTGAGGCTGTTCTTAATTGGGCAGAGGCTGAATGCAAAAGACAAGGGCTACCAATTACACCAAGGAACAAGAGGAATGTATTAGGAAAAGCTTTATATTTGGTGCGAATTCCAACTATGACTTTGGAGGAGTTTGCCAATGGAGCTGCTCAATCTGACATCCTTACCCTTGAGGAAACACATAATATATTCTTATGGTATACAGCTGCAAATAAACCCAAGCTAGAATTTccactgacaaaaagaaaaggacttgtacCTCAAAGATGCCATCGATTTCAATCATCTGCATATCGTAGTAACCAATGGAGGTACAGAGGTCGCTGTGACAGTATCCAATTTGCTGTAGATAAAAGGATATTCATAGCAGGACTAGGCTTGTATGGGTCAAGCTGTGGTAAAGCTGAATACAGCGTCAAAATTGAACTTAAGCGTCTAGGAGTTGTTCTTGCTCAAAATCTGACAAAGTTTACCTCTGATGGATCCAGTAATACTTTCTCTGTGTGGTTTGAACACCCTGTGCAGGTTGAGCAAGACACATTTTACAACGTAAGTGCCATTCTTGATGGCAATGAACTTAGTTATTTTGGGCAAGAGGGAATGACTGAAGTACAATGTGGAAAAGTAACATTCCAGTTCCAGTGCTCCTCTGATAGTACCAATGGAACTGGAGTACAAGGAGGACAAATACCTGAACTCATTTTCTATGCATGA